Proteins from one Candidatus Coatesbacteria bacterium genomic window:
- a CDS encoding AgmX/PglI C-terminal domain-containing protein, whose protein sequence is MKLISPTLIFLLLTCVAAAGAAEVLEGEVEAVELTAVEGPAVASSSLKSNRINAKMRQLAERLELIYQRHLDAGNQTRGCLRMQFELGDDGYVTECRIVENRLDDDDLAGRLLDNAATWYILPNRDADHPGGVSITYTFEFSYFKVTVPVAVEPLEAGTPLPPGRRIWWIHNDIEGLLPQINEIYNVYLLAAPGLEGEIKLAFTLHHDGRVTDAALVEDTIGATGLVDDIIAKVSGWRLSSLDDYGPEGDVRVIYTFSFNSAY, encoded by the coding sequence ATGAAGCTGATCAGCCCGACATTGATCTTCCTCCTGCTGACCTGCGTCGCCGCCGCCGGCGCCGCCGAGGTCCTGGAGGGCGAGGTCGAGGCCGTCGAGCTGACGGCCGTCGAGGGGCCCGCCGTCGCTTCCAGCTCCCTTAAATCCAACCGCATCAACGCCAAGATGCGCCAACTCGCCGAGCGTCTGGAGCTGATCTACCAGCGCCACCTCGACGCCGGTAACCAGACCCGCGGCTGCCTGCGGATGCAATTCGAGCTGGGAGACGACGGCTACGTCACCGAGTGCCGGATCGTCGAAAACCGTCTGGACGACGACGACCTCGCCGGACGGCTGCTGGACAACGCCGCCACCTGGTACATCCTGCCCAACCGCGACGCCGACCATCCCGGCGGCGTCAGCATCACCTACACCTTCGAGTTCTCCTACTTCAAGGTCACCGTGCCCGTGGCCGTCGAGCCCCTCGAGGCGGGAACCCCCCTGCCGCCGGGACGTAGAATCTGGTGGATCCATAATGATATCGAGGGCCTGCTGCCCCAGATCAACGAGATCTACAACGTCTACCTGCTGGCCGCTCCAGGGCTGGAGGGCGAGATCAAGCTCGCCTTCACCCTGCACCACGACGGCCGGGTGACCGACGCCGCCCTCGTCGAAGACACCATCGGCGCGACCGGCCTGGTCGACGATATTATCGCCAAGGTCTCCGGCTGGCGCCTTTCGTCCCTGGATGACTACGGACCGGAGGGCGACGTCCGCGTCATCTACACCTTCTCCTTCAACTCCGCCTACTGA